A genomic stretch from Amycolatopsis sp. 195334CR includes:
- a CDS encoding APC family permease: protein MPSTPETRLHGNLGVPGVVFLVLAAVAPLTGIIVIGGIGIAVGAGGGTPAMFLLATAVFLLFAVGYAQMARKLVNAGGFYAYVVRGLGRTAGIIAAFVAMVGYNCFVAGAVGTSGFFTSMVIADVFGLSLPWWVWSLISVAGVWVLTRGGIDISAKVLGVALVLEVSILIVLDVAILVTTGYSFEPFLPEVFLAGSTGLGLLFAANAFVGFEATGLFSEEARDPKRTIPRATYLAITFIGVFAAVTTWAIVSALGVRQAGGVAQEHLAAGDLVFTISAEYLGSGLTNAMQLLLVVSLFAALLALHNSATRYLYALGRSGVLPRALARTRRRNGAPVTASTAQLAFATLVALAYAIAGLDPIANLVAAFTGLGTLGIVVLQAFAATAIVVHFRRARDPRLLVTFVLPTVGGLGLWTVTALAFGNFPELAGSESPVVAFLPWLLPIAAALAVAVAFWLRSAKPAVWAALDQDLEV, encoded by the coding sequence GTGCCGTCCACACCGGAAACCAGGCTTCACGGGAACCTCGGCGTGCCCGGGGTGGTGTTCCTCGTCCTGGCCGCCGTGGCGCCGTTGACCGGGATCATCGTCATCGGCGGCATCGGGATCGCGGTGGGCGCGGGCGGCGGCACACCGGCCATGTTCCTGCTCGCCACCGCCGTCTTCCTGCTCTTCGCCGTCGGGTACGCGCAGATGGCCCGGAAACTGGTGAACGCGGGCGGCTTCTACGCCTACGTCGTGCGCGGGCTCGGCCGGACGGCGGGCATCATCGCGGCGTTCGTGGCCATGGTGGGCTACAACTGCTTCGTCGCCGGGGCCGTCGGCACGAGCGGGTTCTTCACCTCGATGGTGATCGCCGACGTGTTCGGCCTGAGCCTGCCGTGGTGGGTCTGGAGCCTGATCTCCGTGGCGGGCGTGTGGGTGCTGACCCGCGGCGGCATCGACATCTCGGCGAAGGTGCTCGGCGTCGCGCTCGTGCTGGAGGTCTCCATCCTGATCGTGCTCGACGTCGCCATCCTGGTGACCACCGGCTACTCGTTCGAGCCCTTCCTGCCCGAGGTCTTCCTGGCCGGTTCGACCGGACTCGGCTTGTTGTTCGCCGCCAACGCCTTTGTCGGCTTCGAGGCGACCGGGCTGTTCAGCGAAGAGGCACGCGACCCGAAACGCACCATTCCCCGCGCGACGTACCTGGCGATCACCTTCATCGGCGTCTTCGCCGCGGTCACCACCTGGGCGATCGTCTCCGCGCTCGGCGTGCGGCAGGCGGGCGGTGTCGCGCAGGAACACCTCGCCGCGGGTGACCTGGTCTTCACCATCTCCGCGGAGTACCTCGGCAGCGGCCTGACCAACGCGATGCAGCTTCTCCTCGTGGTCAGCCTCTTCGCCGCGCTGCTCGCGCTCCACAACTCCGCGACGCGGTACCTCTACGCGCTCGGCCGATCCGGTGTACTGCCGCGAGCGCTGGCACGCACCCGCCGCCGGAACGGCGCGCCGGTCACCGCGTCGACCGCGCAACTCGCCTTCGCGACGTTGGTCGCCCTGGCCTACGCGATCGCCGGACTGGACCCGATCGCGAACCTCGTCGCCGCCTTCACCGGCCTCGGCACGCTCGGGATCGTGGTGCTGCAAGCGTTTGCGGCCACCGCCATCGTGGTCCACTTCCGGCGCGCGCGGGACCCGCGGCTGCTCGTCACCTTCGTCCTCCCGACGGTCGGTGGCCTCGGCCTGTGGACGGTCACCGCGCTGGCGTTCGGCAACTTCCCGGAGCTCGCGGGCAGCGAGAGCCCGGTCGTCGCGTTCCTGCCGTGGCTGCTGCCGATCGCCGCCGCGCTGGCCGTCGCCGTCGCCTTCTGGCTGCGTTCGGCGAAACCGGCCGTGTGGGCTGCCCTGGACCAGGATCTAGAGGTGTGA
- a CDS encoding type VII secretion target, translating into MTAPQSSEVDPEQLRTHASRLNAHADQLSSIGAGLPGELGAQSLGMFAQFITTGLGAAMTETMGAFAHASSTLDKVGDGLRRAADQYEHTDESHGDRLAGIEEGGR; encoded by the coding sequence GTGACCGCGCCGCAGTCGTCCGAAGTGGACCCGGAGCAGCTGCGCACGCACGCGAGCAGGCTGAACGCGCACGCTGATCAGCTGTCCTCGATCGGCGCCGGGCTGCCGGGTGAGCTGGGTGCCCAGTCGCTGGGCATGTTCGCGCAGTTCATCACCACCGGCCTGGGCGCCGCGATGACCGAGACGATGGGCGCGTTCGCCCACGCGTCGTCCACTTTGGACAAGGTCGGCGACGGGCTCCGCCGGGCCGCGGACCAGTACGAGCACACGGACGAGAGCCACGGCGACCGGCTCGCCGGCATCGAGGAGGGTGGCCGATGA
- a CDS encoding MBL fold metallo-hydrolase has translation MTSDLRLTVLGSASPYASVDNPCSGYLVTGGGSRLWLDAGSGTLAQLRRHVQLDELDAIWISHLHADHSADLLTAYYGALHADLRLAAPIPLYGPPGIADRLAHFLTNTPVRSPIEAAFAVQELHDGHQVRVGALTLTSRAVAHGMPAFAVRIENAGESLVYSGDSAPCPSLIELAEGCDTLLCEADYAQAEPDPLHHTPEDAGDTASKAGAHRLIVTHVGPFLTPQEAVTRASSRFDGPVDYAAPGAEFPRATG, from the coding sequence ATGACCAGCGATCTTCGGCTCACCGTCCTGGGTTCGGCGTCCCCGTACGCGAGCGTGGACAACCCGTGCTCCGGCTACCTGGTGACCGGCGGCGGCTCACGTCTCTGGCTGGACGCGGGCAGCGGCACCCTGGCCCAGCTGCGACGCCACGTCCAGCTGGACGAGCTGGACGCGATCTGGATCTCCCACCTGCACGCCGACCACAGCGCGGACCTGCTCACCGCCTACTACGGCGCGCTCCACGCCGACCTCCGGCTCGCCGCGCCCATTCCGCTCTACGGCCCGCCGGGCATCGCCGACCGGCTGGCGCACTTCCTCACCAACACCCCGGTCCGCAGCCCGATCGAAGCCGCGTTCGCCGTCCAGGAACTGCACGACGGGCACCAGGTGCGGGTCGGCGCGCTCACGCTGACCAGCCGAGCCGTGGCGCACGGTATGCCCGCTTTCGCCGTGCGCATCGAAAACGCGGGCGAATCGCTGGTGTACTCCGGGGATTCGGCCCCGTGCCCGAGCCTCATCGAACTCGCCGAGGGATGCGACACCCTCCTGTGCGAGGCCGATTACGCCCAGGCCGAGCCGGATCCGCTGCACCACACCCCCGAAGACGCGGGCGACACCGCGAGCAAGGCCGGGGCGCACCGGTTGATCGTCACGCACGTCGGCCCGTTCCTCACCCCGCAGGAGGCGGTGACCCGCGCGTCGTCCCGTTTCGACGGCCCCGTCGACTACGCCGCCCCAGGAGCCGAGTTCCCCCGCGCTACTGGCTGA
- a CDS encoding ESX secretion-associated protein EspG, which translates to MTTAESDCARFELAELDLLGTFAGTRPPFPLRVPSFGRIEGERKALLAAAGQALADRGLADEDGPIGVAAELVTALREHRNAVDLVVVDGTAVTGVVAMVLGQHAVVCSQSIAGLPGPVTVRRVGAAALTGEFTSRIPALEAAPTMPLTLPPGVVEDATRLLENTAGVAAPRQRVRTLVRERGGDEAAVDALVGLLASVPGRGQLGAVVRPPTGAAERPLELSWLDSPQGRVRVDRDAFGWVSVNPLRHSELVRVLREAAAPHHARS; encoded by the coding sequence ATGACCACCGCCGAAAGCGATTGCGCGCGGTTCGAGCTGGCCGAGCTGGACCTGCTCGGCACCTTCGCGGGCACGCGCCCGCCCTTCCCGCTGCGGGTGCCCTCGTTCGGCCGCATCGAGGGTGAGCGCAAGGCGCTGCTCGCCGCGGCCGGGCAGGCGCTGGCCGACCGCGGCCTCGCCGACGAGGACGGGCCCATCGGCGTCGCCGCGGAGCTGGTGACCGCGTTGCGCGAGCACCGCAACGCGGTCGACCTCGTGGTGGTCGACGGCACCGCGGTGACCGGCGTGGTGGCGATGGTCCTCGGCCAGCACGCCGTGGTGTGCAGCCAGTCGATCGCCGGCCTGCCCGGCCCGGTCACCGTCCGCCGGGTCGGCGCCGCCGCGCTGACCGGCGAGTTCACCAGCCGGATCCCGGCGCTGGAGGCCGCGCCCACCATGCCGCTCACGCTGCCGCCCGGCGTGGTCGAGGACGCCACCCGCCTGCTGGAGAACACCGCGGGCGTCGCGGCACCGCGGCAGCGGGTGCGCACCCTGGTCCGCGAACGCGGCGGCGACGAGGCCGCGGTCGACGCGCTCGTCGGCCTGCTGGCCTCGGTCCCGGGACGCGGGCAGCTCGGCGCGGTCGTGCGCCCGCCGACCGGCGCCGCCGAGCGCCCGCTCGAACTGTCCTGGCTGGACAGTCCACAGGGGAGAGTCCGGGTGGATCGCGACGCCTTCGGCTGGGTGAGCGTCAACCCGCTGCGGCACAGCGAACTGGTCCGGGTACTGCGCGAGGCGGCCGCGCCGCACCACGCGAGAAGCTGA
- a CDS encoding YdcF family protein: MNPLLIPYLVAAGFFLLFLVSFLRDRRKLRNGFYLFFALVFLAVGVLFTVAAVSEDAAAILLFSVLALIPLTVLALGVFLICNGVTMLRREGRRPANLLSLAAGLGIIAFVPVNLIVEQIGWKPLEVFAMTVNALLFYVSFLFVCFLLYAIVYGRIRSRAGVDFVVVLGAGLLGGNRVPPLLAGRLDRGRLAFDAGRARGGDPVLVTSGGQGPDEDLPEAHAMADYLAGHGVPRDRILLEDRSRTTWENLVYSKEIMAEHRAGYRCVVVTNNYHVLRAALLARKAKVNGQVIGSRTAGYFWPSATIREFVAVLVEHRVFHLVVCGLIVLSTVLSQ; encoded by the coding sequence ATGAACCCGCTGCTGATCCCGTACCTCGTCGCCGCCGGGTTCTTCCTGCTCTTCCTGGTCAGCTTCCTGCGCGACCGCCGCAAGCTGCGCAACGGGTTCTACCTGTTCTTCGCCCTGGTGTTCCTGGCGGTCGGAGTGCTGTTCACCGTGGCCGCGGTGTCCGAGGACGCCGCCGCGATCCTGCTGTTCTCGGTGCTCGCCCTGATCCCGCTGACCGTGCTGGCGCTCGGCGTGTTCCTGATCTGCAACGGCGTCACCATGCTCCGCCGCGAAGGGCGGCGGCCCGCCAATCTGCTCTCGCTGGCGGCCGGGCTCGGCATCATCGCGTTCGTGCCGGTCAACCTCATCGTCGAGCAGATCGGCTGGAAACCGCTGGAAGTGTTCGCGATGACGGTCAACGCGCTGCTGTTCTACGTCTCGTTCCTGTTCGTCTGCTTCCTGCTGTACGCCATCGTGTACGGCCGGATCCGCAGTCGCGCCGGGGTGGACTTCGTCGTGGTGCTCGGCGCCGGGCTGCTCGGCGGCAACCGGGTGCCGCCGCTGCTGGCCGGGCGGCTGGACCGCGGGCGACTGGCCTTCGACGCCGGTCGCGCCCGCGGTGGTGACCCGGTGCTCGTCACCTCCGGCGGCCAGGGCCCGGACGAGGACCTGCCCGAAGCCCACGCCATGGCCGACTACCTGGCCGGCCACGGCGTGCCCCGCGACCGCATCCTGCTCGAGGACCGCTCCCGTACGACCTGGGAGAACCTGGTCTACAGCAAGGAGATCATGGCCGAGCACCGCGCCGGGTACCGGTGCGTGGTGGTCACCAACAACTACCACGTGCTGCGGGCCGCCCTGCTCGCGCGCAAGGCGAAGGTCAACGGCCAGGTGATCGGCTCGCGCACCGCGGGCTACTTCTGGCCCAGCGCCACCATCCGCGAGTTCGTCGCGGTGCTCGTCGAACACCGGGTCTTCCACCTGGTGGTGTGCGGGCTGATCGTGCTCTCCACCGTGCTCAGCCAGTAG
- a CDS encoding serine hydrolase domain-containing protein — translation MTRRTRRLSGIAAGALVAMALVTPPAHAQDHAATQDVLNRYQQKAGPGAAVHAGDDTGSWTLSSGSASISEQRAITSADHFRIASQTKTFTAAVVLQLFDEGAVDLDAPIEQYLPGVFGGNYDGTVITVRQLLNHTAGLVRDPAGAKAEANGTYTLAALVKAAMDDAPQGEPGGGHKYSNAGYLVLGLLIEKLTGQSVGDAITERIITPLGLTGTSFPKPGERALRSPFVPGYQGIRVGGFFFWFDATTLAELSVWSSAGAMESTLDDLARFQRAIADGELFSPNALAEMRTTVPIAPEAPQNYGLGVFTLPLSCGGEAWGHNGVLPTGHASITMTTDDGRFASAMTNANFMPSDPSAFDLIDAALCEDA, via the coding sequence GTGACCCGGCGAACCCGCCGCCTGTCCGGCATCGCGGCCGGTGCGCTGGTCGCGATGGCACTGGTCACCCCGCCCGCGCACGCCCAGGACCACGCCGCCACCCAGGACGTGCTCAACCGGTACCAGCAGAAAGCCGGTCCCGGCGCGGCCGTGCACGCGGGTGACGACACCGGCTCCTGGACCCTGTCCAGCGGTTCGGCCAGCATCAGCGAGCAGCGGGCGATCACCTCGGCCGACCACTTCCGGATCGCCAGCCAGACCAAGACGTTCACCGCCGCGGTGGTGCTCCAGCTGTTCGACGAGGGTGCCGTCGACCTCGACGCGCCCATCGAGCAGTACCTGCCCGGCGTGTTCGGCGGGAACTACGACGGCACCGTGATCACCGTGCGACAGCTGCTCAACCACACCGCCGGGCTGGTGCGTGATCCCGCCGGTGCCAAGGCGGAAGCGAACGGCACGTACACCCTGGCCGCACTGGTCAAGGCGGCGATGGACGACGCCCCGCAGGGCGAACCCGGCGGTGGGCACAAGTATTCCAACGCCGGGTACCTGGTGCTGGGCCTGCTGATCGAGAAGCTGACCGGCCAGTCCGTCGGCGACGCGATCACCGAGCGGATCATCACCCCGCTCGGGCTCACCGGCACGTCGTTCCCGAAACCGGGTGAGCGCGCGCTGCGGTCGCCCTTCGTGCCCGGTTACCAGGGCATCCGGGTGGGTGGCTTCTTCTTCTGGTTCGACGCCACCACGCTGGCCGAGCTGTCCGTGTGGAGTTCGGCGGGCGCGATGGAGTCCACTTTGGACGACCTGGCGCGGTTCCAGCGCGCGATCGCCGACGGCGAGCTCTTCTCGCCGAACGCGCTCGCCGAGATGCGCACCACCGTGCCGATCGCCCCGGAAGCACCGCAGAACTACGGGCTCGGCGTGTTCACCCTGCCGCTCTCGTGCGGCGGGGAAGCCTGGGGGCACAACGGTGTGCTGCCGACCGGGCACGCGTCCATCACGATGACCACCGACGACGGCCGCTTCGCTTCGGCGATGACGAATGCCAACTTCATGCCGTCCGATCCGTCGGCGTTCGACCTCATCGACGCCGCCCTGTGCGAAGACGCGTAA
- a CDS encoding phosphatase PAP2 family protein produces the protein MTEVPVRRWVAVAVVSGVGVAVVYLLAVWTSTGQLLENAALRGADEAGAADRDAADEALGQITVYSLAAAVVAVGLVGVLRRRFALAVAAVGLIVVGQVITQVLKRFVLPRPPLVPVTGHYAHNSLPSGHTTIAMTVLFAALLVVPYRWRGVALFFVLSWAVGIGAYTVTAKWHRLSDTVAADAVSLAVACLASLWLVRRGLVRRHDGPRRIPRVLIVVFTALGGAIFLALGAILIGVPLASQGLAATVSGDAWVVYLAANSLASFFSIATALVFLATWRRLEIA, from the coding sequence CCGTGTGGACCTCCACCGGGCAGTTGCTGGAGAACGCCGCCCTCCGCGGTGCCGACGAGGCGGGCGCGGCCGACCGCGACGCCGCCGACGAGGCCCTCGGCCAGATCACCGTCTACTCCCTGGCCGCCGCCGTGGTGGCGGTGGGGCTGGTCGGGGTGCTGCGCCGCCGGTTCGCGCTGGCCGTCGCCGCCGTGGGGCTGATCGTCGTGGGGCAGGTGATCACCCAGGTGCTCAAGCGGTTCGTGCTCCCGCGCCCGCCACTCGTGCCGGTCACCGGGCACTACGCGCACAACAGCCTGCCCAGCGGCCACACCACGATCGCGATGACCGTGCTGTTCGCCGCGTTGCTCGTGGTGCCGTACCGCTGGCGCGGCGTGGCGCTGTTCTTCGTCCTGTCGTGGGCGGTCGGCATCGGCGCCTACACGGTCACCGCGAAGTGGCACCGCCTGTCCGACACCGTGGCCGCCGACGCCGTTTCGCTGGCCGTGGCGTGTCTCGCGTCGCTGTGGCTCGTCCGGCGTGGACTGGTGCGCCGTCACGACGGACCACGGCGGATCCCGCGGGTGCTCATCGTGGTGTTCACCGCCCTGGGCGGCGCGATCTTCCTTGCCCTGGGCGCAATCCTGATCGGGGTCCCGCTCGCGTCGCAAGGACTGGCCGCGACGGTGTCCGGTGACGCCTGGGTCGTCTACCTGGCGGCGAACTCGCTCGCCTCCTTCTTCTCCATCGCCACGGCACTGGTGTTCCTGGCGACCTGGCGACGACTGGAGATCGCATGA
- a CDS encoding helix-turn-helix transcriptional regulator, with protein MANRFGVLLRDARRRAGLTQDQLAARSGVGVRTIRRLENGSGNDPRIGTVTLLADALDVAPGERRNLLVAAGGTPPPEEPVETPAPAPAPAAGRLPAVPAEVSAAADDLARVIATQLRREEELRRVHDPFPLPVRWRQAPEHLADHWDNVCRVPAGVTAAPLDLSGEVGNMAEVYRLVPSRRLVVLGRAGGGKTVLTLRFVLDTLATRTSGDAVPVIFNIGGWNPTSTPLRTWLVEMLQRDHPGLAAAAPGGATLAAVLVDTGRILPVLDGFDEIAEGLHRPALETLNSVSMPLLLTSRFGEYERAVTMVDVLTSAAVVELTDLTPDDLAGYLPRTARRVNGSAATAWDPVLDALREAEPGPAANLAKVLRTPLMVGLARTVYSDPVGRDPADLLDAERFPTTRALEEHLLDTFVPTVYHGHPGHDDGTRDWDVERVRHWLGFLADELDRRGTGDLEWWRLGASHLRQRSRVLLVTALAWLATTLFVWLVFTPLNVFVYDFPFRPHVVFLDGLMEGPVIAGPCALLYLLFVLRKGGVVAPTRVRVRLPTRSARQPGLRRKVAVRLVAGTAGGMLAGVTYALTSLVVIALSPDLAMADEFGTAVRTTLLSAAVYGLAFGPACGILLALVVVLEKPANLTTATSPADLLAVNRVTALRLAVLLGLALCLAIAFGGFAAIGVLNGLSGPHLDISWSSQASVLLGVTAGLSAGFAYLISFTAWGQWLIFARFRLPLIGRLPWAVSTFLEDAYRRGVLRQSGAVYQFRHARLQEHLAKAYRTGS; from the coding sequence GTGGCCAACCGTTTCGGCGTCCTCCTGCGTGACGCGCGGCGCCGCGCCGGGCTCACCCAGGACCAGCTGGCCGCCCGCTCCGGCGTCGGCGTGCGGACCATCCGGCGGCTGGAGAACGGCAGCGGCAACGATCCCCGCATCGGCACGGTGACCCTGCTCGCCGACGCGCTGGACGTCGCACCCGGCGAGCGCCGCAACCTCCTCGTCGCCGCCGGGGGCACCCCGCCGCCGGAAGAGCCGGTGGAAACCCCGGCACCCGCGCCCGCCCCGGCCGCCGGCCGCCTGCCCGCGGTCCCGGCCGAGGTGTCCGCCGCGGCCGACGACCTGGCCAGGGTGATCGCCACCCAGCTGCGGCGCGAAGAGGAACTGCGCCGCGTGCACGACCCCTTCCCGCTGCCCGTGCGGTGGCGGCAGGCCCCCGAGCACCTGGCCGACCACTGGGACAACGTCTGCCGCGTCCCGGCCGGGGTCACCGCCGCGCCGCTGGACCTGTCCGGCGAGGTCGGCAACATGGCCGAGGTCTACCGCCTCGTGCCCTCGCGGCGGCTGGTGGTGCTGGGCCGCGCCGGCGGCGGCAAGACCGTGCTGACCCTGCGGTTCGTGCTCGACACGCTCGCCACGCGTACCTCGGGCGACGCGGTCCCGGTGATCTTCAACATCGGCGGCTGGAACCCGACCTCGACGCCCTTGCGCACCTGGCTGGTCGAGATGCTGCAACGCGACCACCCCGGCCTGGCCGCCGCCGCACCCGGTGGCGCCACGCTCGCGGCCGTGCTGGTCGACACCGGGCGCATCCTGCCGGTGCTCGACGGTTTCGACGAGATCGCCGAGGGCCTGCACCGCCCGGCGCTGGAAACGCTCAACTCGGTGTCCATGCCGCTGCTGCTGACCAGCCGGTTCGGCGAGTACGAGCGGGCGGTGACGATGGTCGACGTGCTGACCTCGGCCGCCGTCGTCGAGCTGACCGACCTCACCCCGGACGACCTCGCCGGTTACCTGCCGCGCACCGCCCGCCGGGTCAACGGCAGCGCGGCCACCGCCTGGGACCCGGTGCTGGACGCCCTGCGCGAGGCCGAACCCGGGCCCGCCGCCAACCTCGCCAAGGTCCTGCGCACCCCGCTCATGGTCGGCCTCGCGCGCACGGTCTACAGCGATCCGGTCGGCCGCGACCCGGCGGACCTGCTCGACGCCGAACGCTTCCCCACCACGCGGGCGCTCGAAGAGCACCTGCTCGACACCTTCGTCCCCACCGTCTACCACGGCCATCCCGGGCACGACGACGGCACGCGGGACTGGGACGTCGAGCGCGTGCGCCACTGGCTGGGCTTCCTCGCCGACGAACTCGACCGGCGGGGCACCGGTGACCTCGAATGGTGGCGGCTGGGCGCGTCCCACCTGCGGCAGCGCTCGCGTGTGCTCCTGGTGACGGCCCTCGCGTGGCTGGCCACCACCCTGTTCGTCTGGCTGGTGTTCACCCCGCTCAACGTCTTCGTCTACGACTTCCCGTTCCGGCCGCACGTGGTGTTCCTCGACGGCCTGATGGAGGGCCCGGTGATCGCCGGGCCGTGCGCGCTGCTGTACCTGTTGTTCGTGCTCCGCAAGGGCGGGGTCGTCGCCCCGACCCGGGTGCGCGTGCGGTTGCCCACCCGGTCGGCGAGACAACCCGGTCTCCGGCGGAAGGTCGCGGTCCGGCTGGTCGCGGGCACCGCCGGGGGCATGCTGGCGGGTGTCACCTACGCGCTCACCTCCCTGGTCGTGATCGCCTTGTCGCCCGATCTGGCCATGGCCGACGAATTCGGCACGGCCGTCCGCACCACCCTGCTCAGCGCCGCCGTCTACGGACTGGCGTTCGGCCCGGCGTGCGGGATCCTGCTGGCGCTCGTGGTCGTGCTGGAGAAGCCGGCGAACCTGACCACGGCCACCAGTCCCGCCGATCTGCTCGCCGTCAACCGGGTGACCGCGCTGCGCCTGGCCGTGCTGCTCGGGCTGGCGCTCTGCCTGGCGATCGCCTTCGGCGGCTTCGCGGCCATCGGCGTGCTGAACGGGCTCAGCGGGCCGCACCTGGACATCAGCTGGTCCTCGCAGGCGAGCGTGCTGCTCGGGGTCACCGCGGGGCTCTCGGCCGGGTTCGCCTACCTGATCAGCTTCACCGCGTGGGGCCAGTGGCTGATCTTCGCCCGGTTCCGCCTGCCGCTCATCGGCAGGCTGCCGTGGGCGGTGAGCACCTTCCTCGAAGACGCCTACCGGCGGGGCGTGCTGCGCCAGTCCGGGGCGGTCTACCAGTTCCGCCACGCCCGTCTCCAGGAACACCTCGCGAAGGCGTACCGCACCGGCAGTTGA
- a CDS encoding YbaB/EbfC family nucleoid-associated protein has product MDPAQWLADYRDRLERAADGARQASDSLQRAGATARSPRGEVTVTVSATGAFEGIQLTPMARKLEAEALAGLIVATAREAQRMAASQVAEVMAGYLGDNSALTRITQHLPAEVVR; this is encoded by the coding sequence ATGGATCCAGCACAATGGCTGGCGGACTACCGCGATCGCCTCGAACGCGCGGCCGACGGCGCGCGCCAGGCCAGCGACAGCCTGCAGCGGGCCGGGGCGACCGCGCGGTCACCGCGCGGTGAGGTCACCGTGACGGTCAGCGCCACCGGTGCGTTCGAGGGAATCCAGCTGACGCCGATGGCGCGCAAGCTCGAAGCCGAAGCGCTCGCCGGGCTCATCGTGGCCACCGCGCGCGAAGCGCAGCGGATGGCCGCCTCGCAGGTGGCCGAGGTGATGGCGGGCTACCTCGGCGACAACTCGGCACTCACCCGGATCACCCAGCACCTCCCGGCGGAGGTGGTCCGGTGA
- a CDS encoding patatin-like phospholipase family protein → MTRRGLAIGCGGTLGFAWTAVALEAVERELGWDPRTADVLIGTSAGSELVALLGSGRSASDILSALDGDTDDDVLAAHLAHLPGIRPPLPSLSWPARRLVLCGLRGRVDFTAAAAGLLPGGRGNPAWLRDLGARLAGPDDWVPHPATWIVAADAGTGERVAFGSPGAPRAGLGDVLAASWAIPGWFPPVPIGGRNYLDGGTISSVSADLAGPLGLAELVVVAPMTSGEAAPATGLARVERLLRRRMTAGLDREIAALRAAGTRVIRIEPGPGELAAMGFNFMNHRHRPATLSAARRHVPARVRAAIRQGAPS, encoded by the coding sequence ATGACCCGGCGCGGACTCGCGATCGGCTGCGGGGGCACGCTCGGCTTCGCCTGGACGGCGGTCGCGCTCGAAGCCGTCGAACGGGAACTCGGCTGGGACCCGCGCACGGCCGACGTGCTCATCGGCACCTCGGCGGGCTCGGAACTGGTGGCGCTGCTGGGATCCGGGCGGTCGGCGTCGGACATCCTCAGTGCGCTCGACGGCGACACCGATGACGACGTGCTCGCCGCGCACCTCGCCCACCTGCCCGGCATCCGGCCGCCGCTGCCCTCGCTGAGCTGGCCGGCGCGACGACTTGTCCTTTGTGGACTTCGCGGGAGGGTCGACTTCACCGCGGCCGCCGCCGGATTGCTGCCCGGCGGACGTGGCAACCCGGCGTGGCTGCGCGATCTGGGTGCCCGGCTCGCCGGTCCGGACGACTGGGTGCCGCATCCGGCCACCTGGATCGTGGCCGCGGACGCGGGCACCGGTGAGCGGGTCGCGTTCGGCTCCCCCGGCGCTCCGCGCGCGGGACTCGGTGACGTGCTGGCCGCCTCGTGGGCGATCCCCGGCTGGTTCCCGCCCGTCCCGATCGGCGGCCGGAACTATCTCGACGGCGGCACCATCTCGTCGGTGTCCGCCGACTTGGCCGGTCCGCTCGGTTTGGCCGAACTCGTTGTCGTGGCGCCGATGACCAGTGGCGAAGCCGCGCCCGCCACCGGCCTCGCCCGGGTGGAACGCCTGCTCCGCCGCCGGATGACGGCCGGGCTCGACCGGGAGATCGCGGCCCTGCGTGCGGCGGGGACCCGCGTCATCCGGATCGAACCGGGCCCCGGCGAACTGGCCGCCATGGGCTTCAACTTCATGAACCACCGGCACCGGCCGGCCACCCTGTCCGCCGCCCGACGGCACGTCCCCGCGCGGGTCCGCGCCGCCATCCGCCAAGGAGCTCCGTCATGA
- a CDS encoding SDR family oxidoreductase — MTRYPAIDLRGATVAITGGAQGIGRATAAAFAARGARVAIGDLDLDLARRTAADLGASAHPLDVADPDSFRTFLDQAETEHGPLAVLVNNAGIMPNGGFLDLDDRITRLSIEVNLLGVVHGMRLALPGMLDRGRGHIVNVASLAGKFPIPGLAIYNAGKYAVVGLSAATRREYAHRGVSVTTVLPSAVDTALASGLDMKPIPKVAPEDIAAAVVGSATTRKGEIAVPRYVGALAAVAAITPEPVLNAVRRLFRDDRALQPDSEDRAAYRKRLGSHL; from the coding sequence ATGACCCGGTACCCCGCCATCGATCTCCGCGGTGCCACCGTCGCCATCACCGGCGGCGCGCAGGGCATCGGCCGCGCCACCGCCGCCGCGTTCGCCGCCAGGGGCGCCCGCGTCGCGATCGGTGATCTCGACCTGGACCTCGCCCGGCGGACCGCCGCCGATCTCGGTGCCTCGGCGCACCCGCTCGACGTGGCCGATCCCGATTCCTTCCGCACCTTCCTCGACCAGGCCGAAACCGAGCACGGCCCGCTCGCCGTCCTGGTGAACAACGCCGGCATCATGCCCAACGGCGGTTTCCTCGACCTCGACGACCGCATCACCCGGCTGTCCATCGAGGTCAACCTCCTCGGCGTGGTGCACGGCATGCGCCTGGCCCTGCCCGGCATGCTCGACCGCGGGCGCGGCCACATCGTCAACGTCGCCTCGCTCGCCGGGAAGTTCCCGATCCCGGGCCTGGCCATCTACAACGCCGGGAAGTACGCCGTCGTCGGGCTTTCCGCCGCGACCCGCCGCGAGTACGCGCACCGCGGTGTCAGCGTCACCACGGTGCTTCCGTCCGCTGTGGACACCGCGCTCGCCTCCGGGCTCGACATGAAGCCGATCCCCAAGGTGGCGCCCGAGGACATCGCCGCCGCCGTGGTCGGTTCCGCGACCACGCGCAAGGGCGAGATCGCGGTGCCGCGGTACGTCGGTGCGCTCGCCGCGGTCGCCGCCATCACGCCCGAACCGGTGCTGAACGCCGTCCGCCGCCTCTTCCGCGACGACCGCGCCCTCCAACCCGATTCGGAAGACCGCGCCGCCTACCGGAAACGGCTCGGCTCACACCTCTAG